In one Lolium rigidum isolate FL_2022 chromosome 3, APGP_CSIRO_Lrig_0.1, whole genome shotgun sequence genomic region, the following are encoded:
- the LOC124694965 gene encoding mitochondrial substrate carrier family protein E-like has product MAASPPSPPPPPAVRSPAHQSPSPNLANFFVWREFVWGAIAGAFGEGMMHPVDTLKTRLQSQAIMTGAQAQKNIFQMVRTVWASDGLRGFYRGIGPGVTGSLATGATYFGVIESTKTWLENANPNLSGHWSHFIAGGIGDTLGSFIYVPCEVMKQRMQVQGSSKSWALNATKGNVSQSPGTQMYGYYNGMFHAGRSILRDHGLKGLYAGYGSTLARDVPFAGLMVTFYEGLKDLTEYGKMKYFPDSDLQVSNSFEGLVLGGLSGGFSAYLTTPLDVIKTRLQVQGSRTRYDGWLDAIKKTWASEGASGLFKGSVPRIIWYIPASAFTFMAVEFLRENFNEKTDTDAEMPLN; this is encoded by the exons ATGGCGGCGTCCCCGCCCTCTCCCCCTCCGCCTCCCGCCGTCCGGAGCCCCGCCCACCAGTCGCCGTCTCCGAACCTCGCCAACTTCTTCG TGTGGAGGGAATTTGTGTGGGGAGCAATTGCAGGCGCATTTGGAGAAGGCATGATGCATCCAGTTGACACTCTGAAAACAAGGCTTCAGAGTCAGGCTATAATGACAGGGGCTCAG GCTCAGAAGAATATTTTTCAGATGGTCAGGACAGTTTGGGCTTCTGATGGTCTGAGAG GTTTTTACAGAGGAATCGGTCCAGGTGTTACTGGTTCACTTGCTACAGGTGCAACATATTTTGGTGTTATTGAATCAACTAAGACATGGCTTGAGAATGCTAATCCTAACCTAAGTGGTCATTGGTCTCACTTCATTGCTGGAGGAATTG GAGATACACTTGGATCTTTCATCTATGTGCCGTGTGAAGTCATGAAACAACGAATGCAAGTCCAAGGCTCTAGCAAATCTTGGGCATTGAATGCTACAAAAGGAAATGTTTCTCAATCTCCTGGGACTCAGATGTATGGCTACTATAACGGAATGTTCCATGCTGGTCGTTCTATTTTGAGAGATCATGGTCTGAAGGGACTCTATGCAGG GTATGGGTCTACGCTTGCCAGGGATGTCCCTTTTGCTGGTCTAATG GTAACTTTCTACGAAGGACTGAAAGATCTGACTGAGTACGGGAAGATGAAGTATTTTCCAGACAGTGATTTACAAGTCAGCAACTCCTTTGAAGGGCTTGTTCTAGGAGGATTATCAGGCG GTTTCAGTGCATACTTGACAACCCCCTTGGATGTGATCAAGACAAGGTTGCAAGTGCAAGGATCAAGAACTAG GTATGATGGGTGGCTGGATGCTATTAAAAAGACATGGGCTTCCGAGGGAGCAAGTGGCTTGTTCAAGGGGAGTGTTCCCAGGATCATATGGTACATACCCGCATCTGCGTTCACGTTCATGGCGGTGGAATTCCTGAGGGAGAATTTCAACGAGAAGACCGATACAGATGCAGAGATGCCCCTGAACTGA
- the LOC124694966 gene encoding protein root UVB sensitive 3-like, with translation MDIESSLPSFSVRSRLTHARARRHRFGSRWGRIGSRVLGAFVPEGFPGSVTPDYVSFQMWDTLQGLSTYIRAMLSTQALLGAIGVGEKSATVIGATFQWFLRDLTGMLGGILFAFYQGSNLDSDAKMWRLVADFMNDLGMLMDLLSPLFPSSLIVIMCLGSLSRSFTGVASGATRAALTQHFALANNAADISAKEGSQETLATMSGMGLGMLLAHVTRGHDFVVWVSFLSLTIFHMFANYKAVQSLSLSTLNYERTSILLHSFMEDDEVLTPQQVSKQEHILPFWSTWRKLLRVKLPHELVHLGAKASTLTHSDILLIAKTRSYYTNANYFLLDKEGSVHIFIHKQAVATDVLKSFIHGLVLARLMQKSRSCHAEAHKWMDEKYNTFISKLKLEGYSTERLLSHSIVWKAHWLYGPLDEKTK, from the exons ATGGACATCGAGTCGTCCC TTCCTTCGTTTTCGGTCCGCTCTCGTCTcacgcacgcgcgcgcgcgccggcaCAGGTTCGGCAGCCGGTGGGGGCGGATCGGCAGCCGCGTGCTCGGCGCCTTCGTGCCCGAG GGCTTTCCTGGCAGCGTCACTCCGGACTACGTCTCGTTCCAGATGTGGGATACGTTACAG GGGCTGTCGACATACATCCGCGCGATGTTGTCTACTCAA GCTCTTTTAGGTGCGATTGGCGTAGGCGAGAAATCTGCCACAGTCATAGGTGCCACTTTTCAG TGGTTCCTCAGAGATTTGACAGGAATGCTCGGAGGCATATTGTTCGCCTTTTATCAG GGCTCTAACCTTGACAGCGACGCTAAAATGTGGCGTTTAGTGGCAGATTTTATGAATGACCTTG GGATGTTGATGGATCTCTTAAGCCCTCTATTTCCTTCATCATTGATAGTCATAATGTGCTTAGGCAGCTTATCTCGCTCATTCA CTGGTGTTGCTAGTGGAGCAACTAGAGCAGCATTAACCCAGCATTTTGCACTTGCAAATAATGCAGCTGATATATCTGCAAAG GAGGGCAGCCAGGAGACACTTGCAACAATGTCTGGAATGGGATTGGGAATGCTCTTAGCGCATGTTACCAGGGGGCATGATTTTGTTGTATGGGTTTCATTCCTTTCTCTCACAATATTCCATATGTTCG CAAATTACAAGGCAGTGCAGTCACTTTCACTCAGTACACTAAATTATGAGAGAACTTCCATCTTGCTGCATTCTTTTATGGAAGATGATGAAG TTCTTACTCCACAACAAGTTTCCAAGCAAGAGCATATTCTTCCGTTTTGGTCAACCTGGCGGAAATTGCTTAGAGTTAAACTTCCACATGAGCTTGTACATCTAGGTGCTAAAGCCTCAACTCTGACACACTCTGATAT TTTGCTAATTGCGAAAACAAGATCCTACTATACAAATG CCAACTACTTTTTGTTGGACAAGGAAGGCAGTGTTCACATTTTCATACACAAGCAAGCAGTGGCAACTGATGTTTTGAAGTCCTTCATACATGGGCTCGTCTTAGCACGTCTGATGCAGAAGAGCAGATCTTGCCACGCCGAGGCTCATAAATGGATGGATGAGAAATACAACACCTTCATCTCAAAG CTGAAACTGGAAGGTTACTCAACAGAACGGCTTCTCTCGCATTCGATTGTTTGGAAGGCACATTGGCTTTACGGTCCATTGGATGAGAAGACAAAGTAG